GCCGAGCACCGGCACCTGCTCGAGGCCGTTGAATCCGGCGACGCGCAGGCGGCGCGACGCTCGATGGAATCCCACCTCGAAGCCGTGATGCAGGAACTCGACCATTTCTCGGCGGCTCATCCAGAGGTTTTCGCCGAGGTCCCCGCCCTCGGCTGACGGCGGGTCGCCTGCCCCATAAGGCCTGCCCCATAAGGCCTGCCCCATGAGGCCTGCCGCTCAGGGACGCCCGCGTTCCGACAGATAGATCCGGGCCGCGTTGCCGCCGAGCACCGCGTCCTTCTCGGCCTCGGAGAGACCGGCGATCAGGTCGAGGGTCGTCGCCCGCCATCGGTCGTATCCGCCGGCGAGATTGGCCACCGGCCAATCGCTGCCCCACAGCAGCCGCTCGGGCCCGAACGCCCGCAGCAGATGATCGACATAGGGGCGCAGGTCGTCCGTTCTCCATTCGGGCCCTGCCTCCGTCACAAGGCCGGAGAGCTTGCACACGACGTTCGGGCGGGCCGCCAGGGCGGCCATGTCGGCCCGCCACGGGTCGAGCACGCCCTCGCGGATGAAGGGCTTCGCGCCGTGATCGACGACGACGGAGAGATCGGGATGACGATCCGCCGTCACGAGCGTGCGGGACAGGTGCCGGGGCAGCACGAGGGCGTCGAAGACGAGCCGGCGCTCGACGAGGGCCCGGAAGGCGCCCCTAAGGTCCGCGCGGAGAAGCCAGTCGTCGTCGGCGATGTCCTGCACCATGGGACGAAAGCCCACGATCAGGGGATTGTCCGCAAGGTTCGCGATGGTTTGTGCTGCATCCGGCGCTGCGAAGTCGGCCCAGCCGACGATACCCGCCACGAAGGGAGCGCTTTCGGCGGCAGCCAGCATGAACTGCGTCTCGGCGATGGTGGGAGCCGCCTGCACGAGGATCGTCCGGTCGATCCCGTGGCGGTCCAGAAGAGGCCGGAGATCCTCGGGGCCGTAATCGCGGCAGAGCGTCTCGTCGTCGGGGCTCATCCAGGAATAGTCGCCCCTGGCGACGCGCCAGAAATGCTGATGAGAGTCGATCCGCATCCTTCCCCCCGCTTCCCGTCCGCGCCTTGAAAACCACGTCCGGCCCCCCGCCTCACGCGGAGCGCACGACACCCTTCTTCAGGATGATGTTGCCGTAGAGCCTCGCCTCTCCGGTCGCCACGATGGCATAGGCCGATTGCGCCCGCTCATAGAACGCGAAGCGCTCGAGGGCGGCGAGGCGAAAGCCCGTCCCTTCGCGACGGGCCATGATGGTTCGAAACTCCTCGAAGATCGGCTGCTCGTCGTGCGGATCGCCCACGACCTCCATCCGCCAGGCCGCCTCGGGCACGAAATCGTCGAGAGGCATCACCGACAGGATGGCGTCGATCACCGCCGTCACGGTCAGGCCGTCGAGCCTCACGAGACGCCGCGCCATGGCGGCCGCCGGGAAGTTCGCATCCACCACGGCGATGTCGTCGCCATGCCCCATGGAGCGCAGCACCATCAGCAATTCGGGCGACAAAAGCGGATCGATGTTCTTGAGCATGGCGGACCCTCCCGGCCGGCTACTCGGCCTTGTACTCGCGCGTCGCCTCGGGATCGTCTGTCGAGAAGGACAGGCCCTCCAATTCGTCCCACACCGCCTGCGGGATCGGCCAGCGCGCCCATTGCAGCGTCTGCTCGACCCGCTCGGGCCTGCTCACGCCGCAGATCGTGGCGGTGATCCGCGGGTCGCGCATCGAGAATTGCAGCGCGGCGGCGCCGGGCGGGACATCGTGCCTGGCGCAGACCGCCTCGACCCGCCGGACCGGAT
This window of the Microvirga sp. TS319 genome carries:
- a CDS encoding amidohydrolase; protein product: MRIDSHQHFWRVARGDYSWMSPDDETLCRDYGPEDLRPLLDRHGIDRTILVQAAPTIAETQFMLAAAESAPFVAGIVGWADFAAPDAAQTIANLADNPLIVGFRPMVQDIADDDWLLRADLRGAFRALVERRLVFDALVLPRHLSRTLVTADRHPDLSVVVDHGAKPFIREGVLDPWRADMAALAARPNVVCKLSGLVTEAGPEWRTDDLRPYVDHLLRAFGPERLLWGSDWPVANLAGGYDRWRATTLDLIAGLSEAEKDAVLGGNAARIYLSERGRP
- a CDS encoding RbsD/FucU family protein; translation: MLKNIDPLLSPELLMVLRSMGHGDDIAVVDANFPAAAMARRLVRLDGLTVTAVIDAILSVMPLDDFVPEAAWRMEVVGDPHDEQPIFEEFRTIMARREGTGFRLAALERFAFYERAQSAYAIVATGEARLYGNIILKKGVVRSA